The sequence GGTGAAGGTTACTGGACAAAACCAATAAAAGGAATTAACAAACGAATTACCGAATTGCCGCAATATGGTTTACAAATCGAGTCGTTTACATTTAACCAAGCCGATTCGAAAAGTTTTGTTGAAGAAGCCAATAAGATTCTCACCATAAAACCCGACGGCGTTGTGCTGGCTCCCTTTTTCAAAAAAGAGGCAGCTGCTTTTATCGAAGAATTGAAGGAGCTGAAAATTCCATTTGTTTTTATTGATTCGGAAATAAAAAATGCAGGACAACTGAGCTATATAGGGCAGAATTCCTATCAAAGCGGGCTGGTTTCGGGGAAACTTCTCGACCTAATGCTTTCCGATGGAAATATATTGGTTATACACTTTGCCAAAGAGATGGATAATCAGAACCATTTGGTACAGCGCGAAATGGGCATTTTCGACTGGTTTAAGCAAAAAAAGAATAACAACCACGAGTTGTTTACCGTAGAAATTTCGAACACGGACAATGACGACTGGATGCAAATTGTTGAGAAAAATATCATCGAAAAAAGCATCAAAGGAATCCTGGTAACCAATTCCAAAGTATTCTATGTTGGTCGTTTAATACACAAGCTTAATCTAACTGACATGAAGGTGATCGGACACGACCTTTTAAAAGAAAATATCGAATGTTTAAAAAACGACAGGGTTCAATTTCTTATATGTCAACGCCCCGAAGAACAAGGCTACAATGCCATTAATAAGCTATTCAGAAGTGTGGTTCAAAAAAGGAAAATCCAAAAAGAAAGTTACACATCAATTGATATAGTAACAAAAGAGAACGTTGATTATTATAAAGAATTTAAGTAGATT comes from uncultured Draconibacterium sp. and encodes:
- a CDS encoding substrate-binding domain-containing protein, which codes for MAEKAKVSIGTVDRVLHNRGEVAEATKKKILEIVEELNYQPNILASTLASKKSATFATLLPQPPSGEGYWTKPIKGINKRITELPQYGLQIESFTFNQADSKSFVEEANKILTIKPDGVVLAPFFKKEAAAFIEELKELKIPFVFIDSEIKNAGQLSYIGQNSYQSGLVSGKLLDLMLSDGNILVIHFAKEMDNQNHLVQREMGIFDWFKQKKNNNHELFTVEISNTDNDDWMQIVEKNIIEKSIKGILVTNSKVFYVGRLIHKLNLTDMKVIGHDLLKENIECLKNDRVQFLICQRPEEQGYNAINKLFRSVVQKRKIQKESYTSIDIVTKENVDYYKEFK